One Brassica oleracea var. oleracea cultivar TO1000 chromosome C7, BOL, whole genome shotgun sequence genomic window carries:
- the LOC106303314 gene encoding uncharacterized protein LOC106303314 encodes MPSNKSPGPDGFLSEFFKTTWPVIAHNFTTVVQSVFRLEFLPKGVNSTILALVPKKYDAREMRDYRPIACCNVLYKVVSKILANRLKLILPRIIAENQSAFVKGRLLMENVLLASKLVRDYHKESVSPRCAMKIDISKAFDSVQWSFILNGLLAMGFPERFIHWIKLCITTPSFSVQVQGELAGYFQSSRGLRQGRLQLIQSVLVSIVNFWSAVFRLPSQCIKEIEQLCSAFLWSGPTLKTSGAKVAWKEASKPKNEGGLGIRSLKEVNMVYELKLIWRMLVGDSLWGKWVKTNLLKKKSFWEVKESTQVGSWIFRKMFKLRPVAKTFHMKAVGNGRHTSFWYDKWSELGVMSDLLGDRGIIDLGIRREATVEGALHTNRRRKRHRRVLLNDIEKELEVIKAKQSVEVKDVDL; translated from the exons ATGCCATCAAATAAATCCCCAGGGCCAGATGGATTCCTTTCGGAATTCTTTAAAACAACATGGCCGGTGATAGCTCACAACTTCACCACCGTGGTCCAATCTGTTTTTCGTCTGGAGTTTCTACCGAAAGGAGTAAACTCAACGATCCTGGCTTTGGTTCCCAAGAAGTATGATGCAAGGGAGATGAGAGATTACAGACCCATTGCGTGCTGCAATGTGTTGTATAAGGTTGTGTCGAAGATTCTTGCAAATCGTCTGAAGTTAATCTTACCGAGGATCATAGCTGAAAACCAATCTGCCTTCGTAAAAGGAAGACTGTTGATGGAAAATGTCTTGCTAGCTTCAAAATTAGTGAGGGACTATCATAAAGAATCTGTCTCTCCCCGATGTGCTATGAAAATCGACATCTCTAAGGCGTTTGACTCGGTCCAGTGGTCATTCATTCTAAACGGTTTGCTGGCTATGGGATTTCCTGAGAGGTTCATACATTGGATAAAGCTTTGTATCACCACTCCCTCCTTCTCAGTACAAGTACAAGGCGAGCTTGCGGGTTATTTCCAGAGCAGTAGGGGCCTGAGACAAG GGAGACTGCAGCTGATCCAATCTGTGCTTGTGAGTATTGTCAACTTCTGGTCCGCGGTCTTTCGACTCCCAAGTCAATGCATCAAGGAGATTGAGCAACTCTGCTCAGCTTTCCTCTGGTCAGGCCCGACACTGAAGACCTCAGGTGCAAAAGTGGCATGGAAAGAGGCCAGTAAACCAAAAAATGAGGGAGGATTGGGGATTAGATCTTTAAAAGAAGTCAATATGGTATATGAGTTGAAACTTATTTGGAGGATGCTGGTGGGTGACTCGCTGTGGGGCAAATGGGTTAAAACGAACCTTCTCAAAAAGAAAAGCTTCTGGGAAGTTAAGGAGAGTACTCAGGTTGGTTCTTGGATTTTCAGGAAGATGTTTAAGTTGCGGCCTGTTGCTAAGACATTCCATATGAAAGCAGTGGGAAATGGGAGACATACCTCTTTTTGGTATGACAAGTGGTCTGAGTTGGGAGTTATGTCTGATCTTCTTGGAGATAGAGGTATTATTGATCTGGGTATCAGGCGAGAAGCCACTGTGGAGGGAGCTCTTCACACTAATAGAAGGAGGAAACGTCATAGAAGAGTTTTGTTGAATGATATTGAGAAAGAATTGGAGGTAATCAAAGCAAAGCAGAGTGTTGAAGTGAAGGATGTTGATCTGTAG
- the LOC106302237 gene encoding uncharacterized protein LOC106302237 yields the protein MVLNKIWKYGEVGAKVDVFEVNATTMKFRVSNPKAREKILKKGMWSIAGVPMVVTKWTPRAEEEKQEEEAIPMWVHLRRVPLHMFSWEGLDFITSAVGFPVKLHPETLACSNFEEAKVFAKVDVLKALPRVINFTKNGKEFEEDFHFSLLPARCKLCDKWGHMEEVCKMREKDSGKGLGTDSGKVDEGALVSSKQQESTNEEVAQVNEEVIVEKCVEADTQKKENPVGDKTVVTSDESSNWALVSPAKMGRSPVQANQTEVLHISASKFSVLSVEEEREEGEILHISH from the coding sequence ATGGTTTTAAACAAGATTTGGAAGTATGGTGAGGTTGGTGCGAAGGTGGATGTGTTTGAAGTAAATGCGACAACAATGAAGTTCAGGGTTTCTAACCCGAAAGCTAGGGAGAAGATCCTGAAGAAAGGTATGTGGAGTATTGCAGGTGTCCCAATGGTTGTGACAAAGTGGACTCCGAGGGCAGAGGAAGAAAAACAAGAAGAGGAGGCCATCCCAATGTGGGTACATCTCCGTAGGGTCCCTCTTCATATGTTCTCCTGGGAAGGTCTCGACTTCATTACGAGTGCAGTGGGTTTCCCGGTCAAGTTACATCCAGAGACGTTAGCTTGCTCTAACTTTGAAGAAGCAAAAGTCTTTGCGAAGGTTGATGTTTTAAAGGCCCTCCCCAGAGTCATCAACTTTACAAAGAATGGGAAAGAGTTTGAGGAGGATTTTCATTTCTCCTTGCTCCCTGCCAGATGCAAGTTGTGTGACAAGTGGGGGCATATGGAGGAGGTCTGTAAGATGAGAGAGAAGGACAGTGGGAAAGGGTTAGGCACTGATTCAGGAAAGGTGGATGAAGGTGCTCTGGTTTCATCTAAGCAGCAGGAGAGTACTAATGAGGAAGTTGCTCAGGTAAATGAAGAAGTGATAGTAGAGAAGTGTGTGGAAGCTGATACACAAAAGAAAGAGAATCCAGTAGGGGATAAGACAGTTGTAACTTCAGATGAGTCAAGCAACTGGGCGCTAGTCTCACCAGCGAAAATGGGAAGGTCTCCGGTCCAAGCAAATCAGACAGAGGTCCTTCACATTTCAGCTTCGAAATTCTCAGTCTTGAGTGTTGAAGAGGAACGGGAGGAAGGGGAAATACTACATATAAGTCACTAG